One genomic segment of Impatiens glandulifera chromosome 6, dImpGla2.1, whole genome shotgun sequence includes these proteins:
- the LOC124941367 gene encoding rho guanine nucleotide exchange factor 8-like, with amino-acid sequence MPENDAQKTKSFHFRKIFELPGRHSHSMELEEELEIEERPCKSGSSSTHDVSRAGVTLVPIKPIENAPVPAPKPKIPSQPTDLEMMKERFAKLLLGEDMSGGGNGVSSALALSNAITNLAASVFGEQRKLEPMPADRKARWKKEVDWLLSVTDYIVELVPSQQTNKDGSIMEIMVTKQRKDLLMNIPALKKLDAMLIDCLDNFKEEMEFWYVSKDADESEQGVQRNNKWWLPTVKVPKNGLSDNCRKWMQTQKDAVNQVLKASMAINAQVLSEMEIPENYLESLPKNGRSSLGDSMYKSITIDCFDPTEFLSHLDLSTEHKVLDLKNKIEASIMIWRRKMHHKDSKSSWSSAVSTEKRELFEERAETILLLLKLQFPGLPQSSLDISKIQFNVDVGHAILESYTRVLESLANTVMSRIDDVLYADSLAHDPSLETCSRTGDRLSGPTEDSETLSDIMGWYSEMAEPKEETTTTTTTKSGSSHRRHYYMEKLESLSALKGPTRRYF; translated from the exons ATGCCAGAGAATGATGCTCAGAAGACAAAGTCCTTCCATTTCAGGAAGATCTTTGAGCTTCCTGGTAGACACAGTCATAGCATGGAACTTGAGGAAGAATTGGAAATTGAAGAGAGGCCATGTAAGAGTGGGAGCTCCTCTACCCATGACGTTTCGCGCGCAGGAGTTACTCTCGTCCCAATTAAACCCATCGAAAATGCTCCGGTTCCTGCTCCCAAGCCTAAAATCCCTAGCCAGCCTACAG ATTTGGAGATGATGAAAGAAAGATTTGCCAAGTTGCTATTGGGAGAAGATATGTCTGGTGGAGGAAATGGTGTTTCATCAGCTTTGGCTCTGTCCAATGCCATAACCAATCTTGCTG CTTCTGTTTTTGGAGAACAGAGGAAATTGGAGCCTATGCCTGCTGATAGAAAGGCTAGGTGGAAAAAAGAAGTGGATTGGCTTCTCTCCGTCACCGATTACATTGTCGAGCTTGTTCCTTCTCAACAGACAAACAAAGATGGATCAATCATGGAG ATAATGGTGACCAAGCAAAGAAAAGACTTGCTCATGAACATCCCGGCCTTGAAAAAGCTTGATGCAATGTTAATC GATTGCCTAGATAACTTCAAAGAAGAAATGGAATTCTGGTACGTATCGAAAGATGCAGATGAATCGGAGCAAGGTGTCCAGAGAAACAACAAATGGTGGCTACCAACAGTAAAAGTCCCGAAGAATGGTTTATCAGATAACTGTCGAAAATGGATGCAAACACAGAAAGATGCGGTCAATCAAGTACTTAAAGCATCAATGGCTATCAATGCTCAAGTATTATCAGAGATGGAAATCCCAGAAAACTATCTTGAATCACTCCCCAAG AATGGAAGATCAAGCCTTGGAGATTCGATGTATAAAAGCATAACAATAGACTGCTTTGATCCAACAGAATTCCTTTCGCACTTAGATCTTTCAACCGAGCACAAAGTGCTCGACTTGAAGAACAAAATCGAGGCCTCAATTATGATATGGAGGAGGAAAATGCACCACAAGGATTCTAAATCTTCATGGAGTTCAGCTGTAAGCACGGAAAAACGAGAGCTATTCGAAGAGAGAGCCGAAACAATCTTGCTCCTCCTCAAACTACAATTCCCCGGCTTGCCTCAATCATCACTCGATATCAGCAAAATTCAATTCAACGTA gaTGTTGGGCATGCTATCCTTGAGAGTTATACTAGGGTACTTGAAAGCTTGGCGAACACAGTCATGTCTCGAATAGACGACGTTCTATACGCCGATTCACTAGCACACGATCCTTCTTTGGAGACATGCAGTCGAACAGGGGATCGATTGTCTGGTCCTACAGAAGATAGTGAGACACTATCTGATATAATGGGATGGTATTCGGAGATGGCCGAACCAAAAGAAGAAACCACTACTACTACCACTACCAAATCGGGATCTTCGCATAGAAGACATTATTATATGGAGAAGTTGGAGAGTTTGAGCGCTTTAAAGGGTCCTACGCGGCGATACTTCTAG
- the LOC124941369 gene encoding uncharacterized protein LOC124941369 — MSASSFLSRLSPTLRSASSKLNKCHSFSESPILNSISQSSASLRRIPRSSRIPVELSCLMTMLPLHSAIASARLQSMLSLESQCWGLVPQGISMPL; from the exons ATGTCTGCTTCCTCATTTCTATCTAGGTTATCTCCTACCCTTCGATCTGCATCATCAAAGCTCAACAAATGTCATTCCTTTTCTGAATCGCCCATTCTCAACTCAATCTCACAATCATCCGCTTCTCTCAGACGTATTCCTCGCTCCTCAAG AATTCCTGTGGAGTTGAGCTGCTTAATGACGATGTTGCCACTGCACAGTGCGATAGCTTCTGCTCGATTACAGTCGATGTTGTCTTTAGAGTCTCAGTGTTGGGGTTTAGTTCCACAAG GTATCTCTATGCCTTTATGA
- the LOC124941390 gene encoding LOW QUALITY PROTEIN: peroxisomal fatty acid beta-oxidation multifunctional protein AIM1 (The sequence of the model RefSeq protein was modified relative to this genomic sequence to represent the inferred CDS: inserted 1 base in 1 codon; deleted 3 bases in 3 codons), with protein sequence MAGIRVTMEVGNDGVAVITICNPPVNALAIPIIAGLKEKFAEATRRDDVRAIVLTGYNGRFSGGFDINVFEKVHRTGDKSILPDVSVDLVVNTMEDCKKPIVAAISGLALGGGLELAMGCHARIAASKAQLGLPELSLGIIPGFGGTQRLPRLIGLSKAIEVMTLSKPITSEEGEKLGLIDAIAPPGDLMSFSRRWALDIVERRKPWIKSLHRTDRIGSLSEAREIIKAARLQSKRTAPNMPQNQACLDVIETGIIHGGYEGVLKEAKVFKDLVLEDTSKGLVHVFFSQRATAKVPNVTDIGLKPRPLEKVAVIGGGLMGSGIATALILNNIHVVLKEVNSEYLNRGLKTIEANVKSLVTKKKLTQEKAVKTLTLLKGALDYSDFKDVDMVIEAVVENIPLKQXIFKELEGVCPSHCILASNTSTIDLNLIGEKTHSQDRIIGAHFFSPAHIMPLLEIVRTEKTSAQVILDLMAVGKIIKKVPVVVGNCTGFAVNRTFFPYTQGAHILVNLGVDVFRIDNLITSFGLPMGPFQLQDLAGYGVAQAVGKQFATAFSDRTFHSPLVQLLLDDGRNGKNNGKGYYLYERGTKPKPDLSVLPIIEQSRKITKLMPGGKPISVSDKEIVEMILFPVVNEACRVLDEGVVVRASDLDTASVLGMSFPSFRGGIVFWGDNVGAKHIYESLKKWTELYGNFYKPSRYLEERATRGLPLSAPAARSPASSSRL encoded by the exons ATGGCGGGGATTAGAGTAACTATGGAGGTAGGTAACGATGGCGTAGCAGTGATCACCATCTGTAATCCGCCTGTTAATGCTTTAGCAATTCCAA TTATTGCTGGCTTGAAGGAGAAATTTGCTGAAGCTACTAGAAGAGACGACGTTAGAGCTATTGTTTTGACCG GTTATAATGGTAGATTTTCTGGCGGTTTTGATATCAATGTATTCGAAAAGGTTCACAGGACTG GGGATAAGTCGATCTTACCTGATGTTTCAGTTGATCTCGTGGTTAATACCATGGAAG ATTGTAAGAAGCCAATTGTTGCTGCCATAAGTGGACTTGCACTTGGAGGTGGTTTAGAGCTGGCTATG GGTTGTCATGCACGTATTGCTGCTTCAAAAGCTCAACTCGGTTTGCCAGAATTATCACTTGGAATTATTCCTGGTTTTGGTG GAACACAACGACTTCCCAGGCTTATAGGACTGTCCAAGGCAATAGAAGTGATGACG TTGTCAAAACCAATAACATCTGAGGAAGGAGAGAAGCTGGGGCTAATTGATGCCATTGCTCCCCCTGGAGACTTGATGAGTTTCTCTCGGAGATGGGCTTTGGATATAGTAGAAAGACGAAAGCCATGGATAAAATCTCTTCACAGGACAGACAGGATTGGTTCCTTGTCAGAAGCACGTGAGATAATAAAAGCAGCTAGGTTACAATCCAAAAGGACTGCTCCTAATATGCCTCAGAACCAGGCATGCCTTGACGTAATTGAAACTGGCATTATTCATGGAGGATATGAAGGTGTCCTGAAG GAGGCCAAAGTTTTTAAAGATCTTGTCTTGGAAGACACTTCAAAAGGACTTGTTCATGTTTTCTTTTCCCAGCGTGCTACAGCAAAG GTACCTAAtgttactgatatcgggctcaAGCCAAGGCCATTAGAAAAGGTTGCTGTC ATTGGTGGAGGTCTTATGGGTTCTGGGATTGCTACAGCTCTTATCCTTAAT AATATACATGTTGTTCTCAAAGAAGTTAACTCTGAATATCTGAATAGAGGCCTCAAAACGATTGAAG CAAATGTCAAAAGCTTGGTGACC AAAAAGAAGCTCACACAAGAGAAAGCAGTTAAAACCCTTACGTTGCTTAAGGGTGCATTGGACTATTCAGATTTTAAAGATGTGGACATGGTCATAGAG GCTGTTGTTGAAAACATTCCACTGAAAC CAATTTTCAAAGAGCTCGAGGGTGTTTGCCCTTCTCATTGTATTCTGGCATCAAATACGTCTACTATTGATCTCAATTTAATTGGTGAAAAGACCCATTCTCAAGATCGAATCATAGGGGCCCACTTTTTCAG TCCTGCTCATATTATGCCTCTATTGGAGATTGTGCGAACAGAGAAAACATCTGCCCAAGTTATCCTCGATCTCATGGCTGTAGGGAAGATCATAAAGAAAGTTCCCGTTGTAGTGGGGAATTGCACCGGTTTTGCTGTCAATCGAACCTTCTTCCCCTACACTCAGGGCGCTCACATATTAGTCAATTTGGGTGTAGATGTTTTCAGAATCGATAATCTCATAACCAGTTTTGGCTTGCCCATGGGCCCTTTCCAGTTACAGGACTTGGCTGGATATGGAGTGGCACAGGCTGTTGGAAAGCAATTTGCTACTGCTTTTTCAGATCGAACCTTTCATTCTCCCTTGGTTCAACTTCTGTTGGACGATGGACGAAATG GGAAAAATAACGGGAAAGGTTACTACTTGTATGAAAGGGGAACCAAGCCAAAGCCTGATCTTTCGGTTCTTCCAATTATTGAGCAGTCTAGAAAGATTACCAAACTTATGCCCGGAGGAAAG CCTATATCTGTGAGCGATAAAGAAATAGTTGAGATGATTCTCTTCCCCGTGGTTAATGAGGCATGCCGTGTATTGGATGAGGGAGTAGTAGTTAGAGCATCTGATCTCGACACTGCATCTGTTCTTGGAATGAGTTTTCCTTCTTTCCG AGGTGGTATTGTGTTTTGGGGTGACAATGTCGGGGCTAAACATATATACGAGAGTCTTAAGAAGTGGACGGAATTGTATGGAAACTTCTACAAGCCTTCGAGATATTTGGAAGAAAGAGCTACAAGAGGCTTACCATTG AGTGCGCCTGCAGCAAGGTCTCCAGCTTCGAGTTCTCGACTTTAG
- the LOC124942241 gene encoding rRNA N6-adenosine-methyltransferase METTL5 isoform X1 encodes MKLKQLEGLLGTLQQFSCPKIELEQYPTGPHISSRMIYMAENSFGDISNKVVADFGCGCGTLGLAAGLLDAEHVIGFDVDTDSLEIATANAEDLELDMDFVQCDVKNLVLRGQIIDTVIMNPPFGTRKKGADMDFLKMALKVASGAVYSLHKTTTREHIKRAALSDYAAGSAEVICELKFDVPKLYKHHKKKEVDIAVDLWRFEPSRN; translated from the exons ATGAAGCTCAAGCAGCTAGAGGGTCTTCTAGGAACGCTTCAACAGTTCTCTTGTCCAaag aTAGAGCTAGAACAGTACCCAACTGGCCCTCACATTTCTTCTAGAATGATCTACATG GCTGAGAACTCTTTTGGGGATATAAGTAATAAAGTAGTGGCAGATTTTGGTTGTGGGTGTGGTACACTTGGGCTTGCTGCTGGTCTCTTGGATGCTGA ACATGTAATTGGTTTTGATGTTGATACTGATTCTCTTGAAATTGCAACTGCAAATGCTGAAGATCTTGAG TTAGACATGGATTTTGTTCAATGTGATGTCAAGAATTTAGTACTGCGAG GTCAAATTATTGATACAGTTATTATGAATCCTCCGTTTGGAACACGGAAGAAGGGGGCTGACATGGATTTTCTCAAGATGGCgttgaaa GTTGCTTCTGGTGCAGTTTATTCATTGCATAAGACTACGACAAGAGAA CATATTAAAAGGGCTGCTTTGAGTGATTATGCTGCTGGAAGTGCTGAAGTTATATGCGAG CTTAAGTTTGACGTTCCAAAACTATACAAACATCACAAGAAAAAAGAGGTTGATATTGCTGTGGATCTCTGGCGATTTGAACCAAGTAGAAATTGA
- the LOC124942241 gene encoding rRNA N6-adenosine-methyltransferase METTL5 isoform X2, whose translation MKLKQLEGLLGTLQQFSCPKIELEQYPTGPHISSRMIYMAENSFGDISNKVVADFGCGCGTLGLAAGLLDAEHVIGFDVDTDSLEIATANAEDLELDMDFVQCDVKNLVLRGQIIDTVIMNPPFGTRKKGADMDFLKMALKVASGAVYSLHKTTTREDCPKVLHLCCLSGSCYCLL comes from the exons ATGAAGCTCAAGCAGCTAGAGGGTCTTCTAGGAACGCTTCAACAGTTCTCTTGTCCAaag aTAGAGCTAGAACAGTACCCAACTGGCCCTCACATTTCTTCTAGAATGATCTACATG GCTGAGAACTCTTTTGGGGATATAAGTAATAAAGTAGTGGCAGATTTTGGTTGTGGGTGTGGTACACTTGGGCTTGCTGCTGGTCTCTTGGATGCTGA ACATGTAATTGGTTTTGATGTTGATACTGATTCTCTTGAAATTGCAACTGCAAATGCTGAAGATCTTGAG TTAGACATGGATTTTGTTCAATGTGATGTCAAGAATTTAGTACTGCGAG GTCAAATTATTGATACAGTTATTATGAATCCTCCGTTTGGAACACGGAAGAAGGGGGCTGACATGGATTTTCTCAAGATGGCgttgaaa GTTGCTTCTGGTGCAGTTTATTCATTGCATAAGACTACGACAAGAGAA GATTGTCCCAAAGTTCTTCACTTATGTTGTCTGTCTGGCTCTTGCTATTGTTTATTGTGA